CATTCATATGAATAGTACAATTGTTTTCTGATAACAATATAATGACttgtaaataaaatattttcattgATTGCATTATACCTGTaattttttcaaaaatcttttgttCCGTAACTGTTTCTACACCTTAAAAAATATCCTTGAAGATTATTAGCTTTAGTCCCGGGATTTATCTTCGTAACTTGAATTATGTCGAGCAAATATCTTCATAAGCCGTATAGTCCCCAGTGCTTCACTTGGAAGCATAAGAACTCAAAAATTCGTTCTCTATGCAACTTTGATGGCTTTTTTCTTGGTCCTTTTTCTGAAGAGGAAATATGCACAAGATTTGGGGTTTTTCTCTGATGAAGACTGTGCTTGACCCTTCCCGCCTTCCGACTTCTTGTAACTTTGACCGAGAATAATTAATATTCTTCATGTCAATCCGggattttttttcattcttgGGTCTGAATTAGCTTTGTGCCTATCATCTAAGAATGTTAGTAAAACTATATGAACAAATAAATAATTAGACAAGAGATACATGGCCATACGTGCTTTTGTTAAAAGTAATACTTCTATTAATGTGCTAATTCCAGTTTAAAGGTAGCACTTTTTCTTTCATGGTTTTCAGATCATATGTCACTTTTCCAGCAATGCTTCGAACTCGATACAGTCCTTTCCAGCATTGTCGCAATTTACCAGCATTAACATCTTGTAATGACTGAAAATCTTTCAAAGGACGAAATCCCCATTTTTGAAGTGTCATAAATTCGTCCTTCGATTGTAGTACCTTTTTATCATTTGCTTTTGAGCCACCATTCGAATCAAAACTAATTACATGCGTTCTTTTATCGTGTCTAAATTTACTCCTAATGACACGTCATTAGATAACTCGTTGTATGAGCAAATCTCAAGCTCGGAAAGCTTCAGTACCATAAATAAATTAGAGAGGAGTTGTGATGACCAATAGGTTATTTTGAGTATTAGACCTTAATTTCTTATTCCTATGCCTCCGTTAGCTTAGTTGGATGTTTCTTGGGTTGCGTGCGTGATCTGTGTCACTATTTGAAAAGATTTTTtgtaaaaatttgaagaaaatatgaTTTTTGGTTTTAAAAATAACTTGAGTTGACCACAGTCAATAATTTTTTTGAAAACGACCTTGGATTGGTATTTTGACAATTTTGATAGGTCCTGTGATTTTTGATATGGATGTATGCCCGAAATTTAAATTGGAGGTCCCTAAATTGATTTGACCCATTTGGTCGAAAACTAGCATTTTAAAAGTTTGAAATTTACTAAGTTTGACTGTGAGTTGACTTCTTAGCTAAAGGATTCGGATTTTGATGTTGAAACTTGGTTTAGGTCTGTATTGCTATTtgaaacttgtctgcaaaatgtGGTGCATTTCGAaattgatttgacatgattcggacgctTAATTGTGATTCTAACATTCTTGAGTTTTACTTTGAAATTTCATTCGTTTTGAAAATTGATTTGTAgatttagatgttattttggtgatttgattgcgcgatcaggttcgtatgatattattacacttgtgtgcatattttgtttggagcccgaggtgctcgggtgagtttcagacatGTTTCGAATGAGTTTTGCTAATGTGAAGATAGCTGGTGCATTTCTGTTGCTGGTGTTCTGTTGCGGATCTTGCATTTGCAAGGTctggctcgcaattgcgatcctTGCTTTTGTGAATAAGAGTTCACATTTGCAAGTAGGGCCTAGGATTGGataacctcgcatttgcgaggaaatggttcgcaattgcgaatatctcaggatcgcatttgcgatcactttGTCGCATTTGCAATGCCTGACAAAATTATactccttcgcaattgcgaaggcactagtcgcatttgcgaaggtggGAGCTTTTCATTTGAGAtcattttgtcgcatttgcgatttcTGAggcaggttcgcatttgcgacccttgtCTCGCATTTgcagtgttcgcaattgcgaacatgacCTCGTAATTGTGATACCTGCAGCTGggtaaaagaaggaaaaaatggGAATTAGCTCATTTCACACCTTTTCTCATCCCTAAATACTCTAGAGGCGCTTTTTCAAGAGGCTTTTCTTTCCAAATTCATTAGTAAGTGACTTatccatttcatttcaattactcattacattTCATGAGATTTCCACATCAAATTTTGGATTTCTTTGGTAAAAACTATGAATTTCGGTAGAGTTAGGAATTTTTGTAATATTtagatttagacctcgaattgagtTTGGATGTTGAAACAAATCACATGCCCAGTCTCGAGGTAaattcacgacccaaaatcccaagtgctgtgatggtgcctatcatgaTACCAGGCAAGCCGACAACTCACACATACAAACATCTTGAAACTTAAAATACATAGTCTGATACACTGTCTAAGAAAATAGAACTGAATAAATAAAACTGAGGGATagggaaggagagtcaaggtttaTGGACGCCaaggcagctacctcgataatctCCGAACGACTGAAAACTCTGAGATCAGCAACTACTGTGTCTGTAAATACCTGggtctgcacacgaagtgcaggtgtagcgtgagtacaaccaactcaataagtaacgaGTCTAGCCTTTGGGCGGAAGGCAGTGACGACTGTCGAGCCTCACAGGTACAGTCCAATTACAAAAATACAGTACATaaatgtagacatgctttcaagtttaaCAGATAAAACCCAAACAGGTAAGATATGTCAAGTACAACTGAGATAAGAAATGATACATCTCGATATCTACATGTCAGTTATGTATGCAAACTGAAATAATAAATAGTGATGAAATCATATGCATACTCTAagagtatcaatcactcagttCTCCCATTCACTctatcctcacagtcactcattcctcacagtcactcaatcctcccaatTGCTTGGCACTAGCGCTCAGAACCCGCACTTAGTAAGTACCTGCGCACATTGTGGgagtgcagactctggagggatAGATCTAGCCCAAGCGGtataataagccaatcatggcatgaattagtaaaacatgatgcggcgtgcagcctgattcCATAAATACCGTCATAATCAAGCCCTTgtcctcactcaatcatcaatctctccaatctctcgggctcacaaGAATCATGATTAgcaacccaaataatgataatatgatgtatcaataaatggcagtagagactgagatatgatatgcaaataataactgtgactgagtacataattgcaaattaagaaaatAATTCAACATGAAACACGACCCCTGTAGGTCCCAATAGTACCGGCATGTAGcttaagcatgatttctaacatgacttACAAATCAATTTCTCTAACATATGGAGAATATATGGATAACGAAAAGATTATTCAACTATACAGCTCAAATGGAAtcaaccaagtcacaattcctacggtgcacgcccacactcccgtcacctagcatgtgcgtcacctcaacaccaattaCATAATACGTAATTcaaggtttcatacccttagaaccaagtttagaagtgttacttacctcaaaccgtgcaaatctctactccaataAGCCCTTGCCTCGCGAATCGGTCTCCGAATTCCTTGAATCTAGCCACCAACAATTCGAATTAATCAACTcaagctaaaggaatcaatttcaAATAAAAATTCTAAGTTATGAAGCAAAAGTCAAAAAGCCAACCCCGGGTCCACGTCACGGAATCCGAGGAAAGTTACAAAATCCGAACACTCATtgaaccacgagtccaaccataccaaaatttctcatccgataccaaaatctcgctcaaatacccaaaatttggcctaagatgttttctctatttttcctcAATATTTCGACCCAAATCATTAATTATATGATGAAATCAAAGatataatcatggaatttaaccaaaactaAGTAAGAATCACTTACTCCAATAACTCCCTTGAAAATATCTCCAAGAGTTGCCTCCAACCAAGCTCccaaaataaaattataaaataaactcaaaccctcgtttttaATTTTGCCTAGATgtcccttcttcgcgatcgcggaaaatGCTTCGCTATCGTGAAGCACAAAAACAAGCTGCCAAAATTAAATACTTCTCGAACGCGTACAAAACCATGAAAACGCGAGAAACAAACATTCCTGACCTACGCGATCGCAGACAGACCCTCGCAATCGCGTAGAACAACGCATGTGAACCTAGCTGCCTCACTTCCTCTTCACGAACGTTGCTTAGCCCACGCACTCCTGATGGATTAACTGCTCCAGCTATGTGATCACATATCAAaactcgcgatcgcatagaacaaaaaccTTAGCTGCCCAAATTAGCCTACGCGATCGTGGACCTATCCACGCGATCACATAGAAGGAAACTAGACTTGAACACCAGCAAACTTCAGTAGTCATTATAAGTCCCATTTCACTCCGTTAACCATTCAAAATCTACCCGAGGCcttgggaccccaaccaaacatatCAATAATTcctaaatcatcatacgaacttagtcgaggcctcaaattacctcaaacaacataaaaAACATGTGTCAcatcccaattcaagcctaatgaacttatgAACTCCTAACTTCTACATTCaataccgaaacctatcaaatcaagtctgattgacctcaaatttgcacacaagtcataaatgacacaacgaacctactccaattCCCGGAACCAAAATCCGAGCCTGctaaccacaaagtcaactctcggtcaaacttctcaatttCTAGAACTTCtaactttccaacttttgccatttcaagcctaaatcaactacgggcctccaaatcactatccgaacacactcctaagtcaaaatcacccaacagagataTCATaactatcaaaactccattctggagCCATTTACACATAGGTCATTATCCGGTTAacctttcaacttaagcttccaactttgagactaagtgtcttaactCATTCCGAAATATCCTCGGAATCGAACCAACTTTTCCCCGCAAGTCACATAACGACaattgagaataaaataagtagTAAATGGGGGAATGGGCCTACAACactcaaaatgactggccggatcgttacatcctcccctcataaacaacgttcgtcctcgaacgggtctagaaacatactCGGGGTCTCAAATACAcatggatatctgctccgccTCTCCCGCTTGGTCTCATAAGTTGCCTCCTCAATTGTCTGActctccactgcacctttacTTAAGCTATGtcctttgacctcagctttcgaacccactaatccaaaatggccaccggctccacatcataagtcaaatcaccatccaactgaatcgtgcttAAATACAAAACATGTGATGGATTGACGACATACTTTTGGAGTATtgaaacatgaaacactggatgaacACTCGATAGACTAGGCGGAAAgacaagcttgtaagccacctctccaatcctctgaagcacctcaaatgCCACAATATATAGAgtgctcaacttgcccttcttcccgagcctcataacacccttcatgggtgaaatctTGAGCAGTACCTTCTCCCCCACCATGTAAGCAACATCGTGAACCTTCCGATTGGCATAAGTCTTCTGCCTAGACTGCACTGTGCGATGCCGATCCTGAATCAGTTTAACTttatccaaagcatcctgaaccaagttagtacccaacaacctagccttacccggctcaaaccatcccacCGGAGATCGACACCATCGCCCATATAAAGCCTTGTAcggggccatctgaatgctcgattggtagttgttgttataggcaaactcttcGAGCGGTAGAAACGGATTCCAAGAACCCCCGAAATCTATGACACAAATGCGTAgaatatcctccaatatctaaatagtgcactcggactattcgttcgtctgagggtggaatgttgtactcaactcgacctgggtgcctaactctcactgaactgctctccaaaattGTAAtataaactgcgtaccccgatctgaaatgatagacaccgATACACCGTGAAGGCAAACAGTCTTACAGATGTAAATCTCAatcaaccgctttgaagaataggtagtcccaactggaatgaaatgcacagacttggtcaaccgatccacaatcacccaaatagcattaaaCTTCCTCgtagtccgtgggagcccaactataaaatccatggtgatatgctcccatttccactccagaatctcaaGCCTTTAAAGCAATCCgctcggtctctgatgctcatacttcacttgatGACAGtttaggcaccaagctacaaaccccactatatccttcttcatcctcatccaccaatagtgttgcctcaagtcCTAATAAATCTTCGCGACACTCGGATGAATGAACTATCACAAACTGTGGGCCTtttcaagaatcaactcatgcaacccatctacattgggtacacagatccgaccctacatcctcaacaccccatcatccccCAATAGTAACCTTCTTAGAATCACCGTactgaaccgtgtccttaaggataagcaaatagggatcatcatattgatgctctctgatgcgatcatataaggaagactgagaaaccacacaagctagaacccaaccGAGCtctgaaacatctaatctcacaaatTGATTgtccaagtcctgaacatcaactgcaagcagtctctcaccaacatgaataaatgcaagactacccatactcatcgcctttctactcaaggcattgaccaccacattggccttcccgagatGATACAAAATGATAATATCATAGTCCATTagaaactccaaccatctccgctgcctcaaatttaaaTCCTTCCATTTGACGATCTGTAAATATCTCACAAGACACACTGTTGagataatgccttcaaatcttcaatgcatgtaCGATGactgccaactccaagtcatgaacatgtagttcttctcatgaggcttcaactggcgcgaaacataagcaatcactctaccctcatgcattaagacacacccaataccaatccgagaagcatcataatacactgtATAAGAGCCAGAAgctgaaggcaaaactagaatTGTAGTTgaggtcaaggcagtcttgagcttctgaaagctctcctcatactcatccgaccacctgaatggagcacccttctgggtcaatttggtcagAGGTGCTGGAATAGACGAGAAACCCTCCACGAAGCATCGATAATATCCGGCCAAGCAGAGAACAATCCAAAACTCAGTAGCTAAAGACGacctaggccaactctgaaccgcctttatcttttttggatccaccttaatcccctAACTAGAAaacacgtgccccaagaacgccatcgaactaagccaaaactcacacttggagaacttggtataaagcttctcctccatcAGCTGTTGTATTACAATCTTCAAATGCGAcacatgctcctcctggctacgtgaGCAAACctgaatatcatcaatgaatactatgacaaacaAATCAAGATATGGTTGAATTACAccgttcatcagatgcatgaatgttgctggggtgttggtcagcccgaaagacatcacaatgaactcatagtgaccatagcgGGTCCTGAATGCCATCTTTAGAATattcgagtcccgaatcttcaaccaGTGAtaaccagacctcaaatcaaccttagaaaacacccgtgctccctaaagctggtcaaatagatcatcaatgtacggaaaatgatacttgttcttgattgtaactttgttcaattgcctattgTCGATGCACATCTGcgtagtaccatccttcttcttcacaaaccgaaccggtgcaccccaaggcaacacgctaggcctaataaaccctttatcaagaagttcctaaagctgctctttcaattccttcaaatCAGCGGGTGCCATAAGATAAGGATGAATAGAACGGGGCTGAGTGCctagcaccaagtcaataccaaagtcaatatcaaCGTCAGGTTACCTGCCCGATAGGTCTACAAGAAACATATCCAGAAAGTCTCGCATTTCTAGAAtagaatcaatagtaggggtatcagcaccaacatccctcacaaaggccaaatatgacagacaccccttcccaaccatccgttgggccttcagaTAAGAAATCACTCTACTCGAAACATAATCTAGtgaacctctccactcaatctTTGGCAACCCCGACATTGCCAATGTCAcgatcttagcatgacaatccagaatagcgtAACATGGAGaaaaccaatccatacccaagatcatGCCAAAATCAACTATACTAAGTaataagagatcaactctagtATCTAATTCCcaaatagtcactacacacgatagatatacatggtccacaacaatagtatcacccacaTGCGTATATACATGAACGAGTGAAACTAAGGACTCACGGGGTATATCTAGATAACGAGTAAAATAGGATGATACATAGGAATAAGTaaaaccagggtcaaataatatggaaGCATCTCTATGGCACATTGAGACAATGCTTGTGATCACTGCATTTGAAGAAATAACATCTTGCCTGGTAGGAATAGCATATAATCAGGCTTGACTGCCACCTAATCAGCCTCTAGTTGCTTGGGCCCCACCCCGAAATGGCTgtgtgggtggtgaagtaactggtgtaGAAGTCATAGCCTGATTCCTCTACTAAACTGGGCCTCCTAGGCGACGAGGATACTGTCTTCACATATGCCCAAACTCCCCGCACTTGAAGCAACTCCCCGCTGGTGGTGGTGGTTGCTATATCGGGCTTCGAGTACCAAAGTAACTGCTAAAAGAACCTAGAACCAATGAACCCTGAAAAGATGGAGcatgggatgaactctgagctgggagagTAGTGAGAGATGAATGACCCAAACGAGCACAATACGAACCATGGCTAGCTGATGCACCATGATAAACTGAATGAGCCATCTGAGCGGGCCTATAAGGACGACCCCTGCTATGGTAGGACTGCCCCCAGAAGGAACACCACTGAAACCTCCTGAActacgaggcctcttggcctccctctcctcacgCTTCTGAGTATGGACCAACTCTAGTCACcgagcaatatcaacaacctTGTCGAATCTAGCACCTGATACATTCTCCCGAGTCATAACAAAATGCAACTGATaggtgaggccatcaatgaacctcttaatcctctccctctctgtgggaaccaaccaaactgcatgacgagccaactttgAAAATTTTATCTCATATAGGTCACAGACATGCCCTCCTAATGTAGCTGCTCAAACTACGTGCGTAGCTCCTCCCTATGGGTATATGGCacaaacttctctaagaagagaacagagaactcaTGCCATGAACGTGGTGCAACACCGACTAGCCTGCTCCTCCCATAGGCCTCCCACCATATGAAGGCAGATCCTTATAGATGAAAAGTAGTAAAGGAGACTCCACTAGTCTCCAAAATGCCTGACGTGCGAAGAATCCACTAGCACTTATACAAGaagtcctgagcatcctctgactcAGCCCACAGAATGATGGAGGCCTGAGCCTCCCAAATCTTTCTAGCCTCTTATGCCCCTCATCATTCATAATGGGACCCACCTAGGCTTGAGCAActgcaaccagctgggctggtAGTGCCCCTAATGCCTGAAGTCCCTGCACCACCTGCTCCGGAGTACGGGCGACGAGAGTCGGAGTACCTTCCCCAACCTGCAAAGTGACTGTTGCGGTCTGAATAGAAACTGCCTGAGCAAGGCTAGTGCAAATAGTCAATGTTTGAGCCAAAGCCTCCTAAAATCCTGAAATCACAATGGGCCCCACTTGCTCAACCATATATGGAACCTGCTCCTGAGTTGGAGCAACTGGTTGATCTGCAAGTGCCGCTCTAGCTGTTGTACGAGCTGCACCTTAGCCACTACCGCGACCTTGGCCTCTCATGGCCtaagctggtggtactggtggccgCCCGTCCGGCCTGGTAGCATGTGTCcttaccatctatgagagaatagaataacataagtttagttCCTGAAATCAGCAAATTTGCAcaacaagaatgtgaagttttcctaagggTTCGACAACCTCTCGAAagtaagtacagacgtctccgtatcgatccacaagactctactgaacctgctcataactcgtgagacctatgtaacctaggctttaataccaacttgtcacgacccaaaatcccaagtGCCgagatggcgcctatcatgataTAAGAAAGGCCAACAACTCACACATACCAATATCTTGAAActtaaaatatatgaaaaaaagcTTAAGTAAATAAAAGTCTCATAAAAATTGAATGAAAATGTCACAGCTAAATACAAAATCTCCCAAAGCCCAGGTGTCActaagtacatgagcatctacacAAATACATAGTCGGATACACTGTCTAAAAAATAGAATTGAATAAATAAAACTGAGGTATagggaaggagagtcaaggtctgcggacgccaagGTAGGTACCTCGATAATCTCCGAACTACTAAAAACTATGAGATCAACAACCACCATGTCCGAAAACACCTGGATCTGTATACGAAGTTCAAGGTGTAGCGTAAGTACAactaactcaataagtaacaagtctaGACTTTGGACTGTAGCAGCAACGAGCGCCACAGGTACAGTCCAATTATAGAAATACAGTATAGAAATGTAGACATACTTTCAAGTTTAATAGATAAAGCCCAAACAAGTAAGATATATCAAGTACAACTAAGATAAGAAATGATACATCTCGATATCAACATGTCAGATATGTATGCCAACTGAAGTACAAAACAGTGATGaaatcatatgcatactctcagagtagCAATCACTCAGTCCTCCAATTCACTCCATGCTCACAGTTACTCATTCTTCACAATCACTCCATCCTCACAATCACTCAATCCTCCTAATCACTCGGCACTCGTTCTCAACACTCGCACTCACACTCAGTAGGTAcatgcgctcactgtgggtgtgcagacttcggaggggtaGATCCATCTCAAGAACTTAATAAGCCAATCatggaataaataaataaagcatgctgcgacgtgcaacctgatcccataaatatcctcacaatcaagcCCTCATCCTCAcgcagtcatcaatctctccagtctatCGGGCTCACAAAAATCATGAtaatcagcccaaacaatgatgAAATGATATATTAATAAATGGAAACAGAGATTGAGTTATGACATGCAAATATTATCTGTGACTGAATAGATAATTACAAATTAAGCAAATAATTCAAAATGTAATACGACCCATGTTGGTCCCAACAGTATAGTCATGTAGCCtcaacatgatttctaacatgacttGCAGCTCAATTTCTCTAACACATGGGGAATATACGGATAAAGACATGATTATTCAACTATATAGTTCTACGGAatcgaccaagtcacaattcctatggtgcacgcccacactccCATTATCTagaatgtgcatcacctcaacactaatcacataacacgtaatttgggggtttataccctcaaaacCAACTTTAGAAGTGGTAATTACCTCAAACCGTGCAAATCTCAACTCCAATAAGCCCTTGCCTCGCGAATTGGCCTCTGAATGCCTTCAATCTAGCCACgaacaattcgatacaatcaactcAAGCTATAGGAACCAATTCCATATAAAAATGCTAAGTCGTTAATCAAAGGTCAAAGAGTCAACTCAAAAGTCAACC
This sequence is a window from Nicotiana sylvestris chromosome 3, ASM39365v2, whole genome shotgun sequence. Protein-coding genes within it:
- the LOC138886999 gene encoding uncharacterized protein, which gives rise to MAPYKALYGRWCRSPVGWFEPGKARLLGTNLVQDALDKVKLIQDRHRTVQSRQKTYANRKVHDVAYMVGEKVLLKISPMKGVMRLGKKGKLSTLYIVAFEVLQRIGEVAYKLVFPPSLSSVHPVFHVSILQKYVVNPSHVLYLSTIQLDGDLTYDVEPVAILD